In the genome of Bradyrhizobium sp. CIAT3101, one region contains:
- a CDS encoding FAD-dependent oxidoreductase — translation MTEDKKPSGPDLTRGVSPSEFKDGKLLGHVGEDDVLLVQTGSDVFAIEPSCSHYHGPLAEGLVVGDTIRCPWHHACFSMRTGEATRPPALSALAVWEVTRDRDKIIVARKREAPKPPSAHRSAPTGEKFVIVGGGAAGFAAAETLRREGFAGAITLLSSDGAMPVDRPNLSKDYLAGNAPEDWLPLRSEDFYQDAGIDLRLNTDVSAIDPKTRSLTLGHGDKLPFDRLLLATGAEPVKLQIPGADQPHVHTLRSVADSRAIIKAASGAKRVLVIGASFIGLEVAASLRARKLEVHVVAPEERPMQKVLGPDMGDFVRALHEENGVNFHLNDTVTTLDGTRATLKSGAVIDADLVVVGIGVKPRLALAEQAGLAIDHGVSVNDYLETSASGIFAAGDIARWPDPHSGQNIRVEHWVVAERQGQTAARNMLGKRERFDAVPFFWSQHYDVPINYVGHAESFDDIAVDGSIPDRDCLLRYRKGGRVLAIASIYRDLDSLKAELEMERSRP, via the coding sequence ATGACCGAGGACAAGAAGCCGAGCGGGCCCGACCTGACCAGGGGCGTGTCGCCGAGCGAGTTCAAGGACGGCAAGCTGCTCGGCCATGTCGGCGAGGACGACGTCCTGCTGGTGCAGACCGGCAGCGATGTCTTTGCGATCGAGCCGTCCTGCAGCCACTATCACGGCCCGCTCGCCGAAGGGCTGGTGGTGGGCGATACCATCCGCTGCCCCTGGCACCACGCCTGCTTCTCCATGCGCACAGGCGAGGCGACGCGGCCGCCGGCGTTGAGCGCCCTGGCGGTGTGGGAGGTGACGCGCGATCGCGACAAGATCATCGTTGCGCGCAAGCGCGAGGCGCCAAAACCGCCGTCGGCTCATCGCAGCGCACCGACAGGCGAAAAGTTCGTCATTGTCGGCGGCGGTGCGGCCGGCTTCGCGGCGGCCGAGACGCTTCGCCGCGAAGGATTTGCCGGCGCCATCACCCTGCTCAGCAGCGACGGCGCGATGCCGGTCGATCGGCCCAACCTCTCCAAGGACTATCTCGCCGGCAATGCGCCGGAGGACTGGCTGCCGCTGCGCAGCGAGGATTTTTACCAGGACGCCGGCATCGATCTCCGGCTCAACACCGATGTCTCAGCGATCGATCCGAAGACGCGCAGCTTGACGCTCGGCCATGGCGACAAGCTGCCGTTCGACCGGCTGCTGCTTGCGACCGGTGCAGAGCCCGTCAAACTCCAGATCCCCGGCGCCGACCAGCCGCATGTCCACACCTTGCGCTCGGTGGCCGACAGCCGCGCCATCATCAAGGCCGCGAGCGGCGCCAAGCGCGTGCTGGTGATCGGTGCGAGTTTCATCGGCCTCGAGGTCGCGGCGTCGCTGCGCGCGCGCAAGCTCGAGGTGCATGTGGTCGCGCCCGAGGAGCGGCCGATGCAGAAGGTGCTCGGGCCTGATATGGGCGACTTCGTTCGCGCGCTGCACGAGGAGAACGGCGTCAATTTCCACCTGAACGACACGGTCACGACGCTCGACGGCACGCGTGCGACGCTGAAGAGCGGAGCCGTGATCGATGCCGACCTTGTCGTGGTCGGCATCGGCGTCAAGCCGCGGCTTGCGCTGGCCGAGCAGGCGGGCCTTGCGATCGATCATGGCGTCAGCGTGAACGACTATCTCGAGACCAGCGCATCCGGCATCTTCGCCGCCGGCGACATCGCGCGATGGCCCGATCCGCATTCGGGGCAGAACATCCGCGTCGAGCACTGGGTGGTCGCGGAGCGGCAGGGCCAGACCGCGGCGCGCAACATGCTCGGCAAGCGCGAACGCTTCGACGCGGTGCCGTTCTTCTGGAGCCAGCATTACGACGTCCCGATCAACTATGTCGGCCATGCCGAGAGCTTCGACGACATCGCCGTCGACGGCAGTATTCCGGACAGGGACTGCCTGCTCAGGTACCGCAAGGGCGGCCGTGTGCTCGCGATTGCCTCAATTTACCGAGATCTCGACAGTCTCAAGGCCGAGCTCGAGATGGAGCGGTCGCGGCCTTGA
- a CDS encoding alpha/beta hydrolase — protein MQQKSVTTDILDIAYLEYGAPDGWSCIMGHGFPYDVNAYAEAAPLIAQAGARVLVPYLRGYGPTRFRFPETLRSGEQAALGADLLAFMDALGISRAVVGGYDWGGRAACVVSVLHPERVVGLVTGNSYNIQDIARSMEPASPPQEAALWYQYLFHNERGRRALERNRRGFARQLWAMWSPTWAFDDATFEKSAVSFDNPDFVDVVIHSYRHRYALVEGDPAYAAIEAKLAEQPPVRVPTIAIDGDSDGVISGTAHHARKFEGFFKRRVFAGAGHNLPQERPAEWAQAVIDVRKAAAGS, from the coding sequence ATGCAACAGAAATCCGTCACGACCGACATCCTCGACATCGCCTATCTCGAATACGGCGCGCCGGATGGCTGGTCCTGCATCATGGGCCACGGCTTTCCCTATGACGTGAACGCCTATGCCGAGGCCGCGCCGCTGATCGCGCAAGCCGGCGCGCGGGTGCTGGTGCCGTATCTGCGCGGCTACGGGCCGACGCGGTTTCGCTTCCCCGAGACGCTGCGCTCCGGCGAGCAGGCGGCGCTTGGCGCCGATCTGCTCGCCTTCATGGATGCGCTCGGCATCAGCCGTGCCGTCGTCGGCGGCTATGATTGGGGCGGGCGCGCGGCCTGCGTCGTCTCGGTGCTGCATCCCGAACGCGTGGTCGGGCTGGTCACGGGCAATTCCTACAACATCCAGGATATCGCTCGCTCCATGGAGCCGGCCTCGCCGCCGCAAGAAGCCGCGCTGTGGTATCAATATCTCTTCCACAACGAACGTGGCCGCCGCGCGCTGGAGCGCAATCGCCGCGGCTTTGCCCGTCAGCTCTGGGCGATGTGGTCGCCGACATGGGCCTTCGACGACGCGACCTTCGAGAAGAGCGCCGTTTCGTTCGACAATCCCGACTTTGTCGACGTCGTGATCCATTCCTATCGCCACCGCTATGCGCTGGTCGAAGGCGATCCCGCCTATGCGGCGATCGAGGCAAAGCTTGCAGAGCAGCCGCCGGTCCGCGTTCCCACGATCGCGATCGACGGCGACAGCGATGGCGTCATTTCCGGCACCGCGCACCACGCGCGCAAGTTCGAGGGCTTTTTCAAGCGGCGCGTCTTCGCCGGTGCGGGCCACAATCTGCCGCAGGAGCGGCCGGCCGAATGGGCCCAGGCCGTGATCGACGTGCGCAAGGCGGCCGCAGGATCCTGA
- a CDS encoding sigma-70 family RNA polymerase sigma factor, which translates to MEWAELIGRVAAHGDRDAFKLLFEHFAPRVKGFLVKTGMTADAAEEIAQNTLLTVWRKAAQFDPASAGAAAWIFTIARNLRIDSARQAARQAKANASAERDETPDVAESPETMMTRSDDVSRVAAALLRLSEEQSTVIRMSFIDEQPHGEIAERLGLPLGTVKSRIRLAMARLRDLLDD; encoded by the coding sequence GTGGAATGGGCTGAATTGATCGGACGCGTCGCGGCCCATGGCGATCGGGACGCGTTCAAGCTTTTGTTCGAGCATTTTGCTCCGCGCGTGAAGGGATTCCTGGTCAAGACCGGGATGACCGCCGACGCCGCGGAGGAAATCGCGCAGAATACGCTGCTGACGGTTTGGCGGAAGGCAGCCCAGTTCGATCCGGCGTCCGCAGGTGCGGCCGCATGGATCTTCACGATCGCGCGCAATCTGCGCATCGATTCCGCGAGGCAAGCGGCACGGCAGGCCAAGGCCAATGCGAGCGCAGAACGGGATGAGACGCCCGACGTCGCGGAATCGCCGGAGACCATGATGACCCGGAGCGACGACGTCTCGCGCGTGGCGGCAGCGCTGCTGCGACTATCGGAGGAGCAATCCACGGTGATCCGGATGTCGTTCATCGACGAGCAGCCGCACGGCGAGATCGCCGAACGGCTCGGACTTCCGCTCGGAACGGTCAAGTCTCGCATCAGGCTTGCCATGGCGCGGCTCAGAGATCTCTTGGACGATTGA
- a CDS encoding ChrR family anti-sigma-E factor has product MTINHHPPEDLLADFAAGRPDEADRLVIGVHAARCPRCQRFIAAIEQLAGAALEQAPPVAMADDAFATLLARIDEPASPPAAASSQPVELLDDDLPEILLRCRFGKSRRVAPGVKMQPIILPGADKSRAFLLWSAPGTRMLEHTHTGTELTLVLKGSFSHQGGEYRPGDFDFGDGEVDHQPIVGSDMPCLCLVAMSGDLQMHGWLGRLISPFVRL; this is encoded by the coding sequence ATGACCATCAACCATCATCCCCCCGAAGATCTGCTGGCCGATTTTGCCGCCGGCCGGCCTGACGAGGCCGACCGCCTTGTCATCGGCGTCCATGCCGCACGATGCCCGCGGTGCCAGCGCTTCATCGCCGCGATCGAGCAGCTTGCGGGTGCCGCGCTCGAGCAAGCGCCCCCGGTCGCAATGGCCGACGACGCGTTCGCAACGCTCTTGGCCAGGATCGATGAACCGGCGTCACCGCCGGCGGCGGCCTCCTCGCAACCGGTGGAGCTGCTTGACGACGACCTCCCGGAGATCCTGCTCCGTTGCCGGTTCGGCAAGAGCCGGCGCGTCGCGCCTGGGGTCAAGATGCAGCCGATCATCCTGCCCGGCGCGGACAAATCGCGCGCGTTTCTGCTGTGGTCGGCACCCGGCACGCGCATGCTGGAGCATACGCACACCGGGACGGAGCTGACGCTCGTGCTCAAAGGCAGCTTCAGCCATCAGGGCGGCGAATATCGGCCCGGCGATTTCGACTTCGGCGACGGCGAGGTCGATCATCAGCCGATCGTCGGCAGCGACATGCCGTGCCTGTGCCTCGTGGCGATGAGCGGGGATTTGCAGATGCACGGCTGGCTCGGCCGGTTGATCTCCCCCTTCGTGCGGCTTTGA
- a CDS encoding sigma-70 family RNA polymerase sigma factor, whose product MSCGRLTARDPTIERLSHLLARVGRDDQRAFAELFAATRNKLRKTAHAIAPSSADIDDLLQEAYLKIWKHAAHFDPGRSSPITWMCAIMRHTAIDAARLKQMPIADFDEALSVPDVSESDDAFDYDLAQPIAIRAIQRLPDQRRQLLSLAYLDGESRLMLAQRFGVPVGTIKTWLRRTLDSVRRDCVEGRTISAATQTG is encoded by the coding sequence ATGAGCTGCGGCAGATTGACGGCACGGGATCCGACGATCGAGCGCCTGAGCCATCTTCTCGCCCGGGTCGGGCGCGACGACCAGCGGGCCTTCGCCGAACTTTTTGCCGCGACGCGCAACAAGCTGCGCAAGACCGCCCACGCGATTGCGCCGTCCAGCGCTGATATCGACGACCTCCTCCAGGAGGCCTATTTGAAGATCTGGAAGCATGCAGCTCACTTCGACCCAGGTCGCTCCTCGCCGATCACCTGGATGTGCGCGATCATGCGCCACACGGCGATCGACGCAGCGCGGCTCAAGCAAATGCCGATCGCGGATTTCGACGAAGCCCTGTCGGTGCCCGACGTTTCCGAGTCCGACGACGCATTCGACTACGACCTCGCTCAACCCATCGCGATCCGCGCGATCCAACGGCTCCCGGATCAACGCCGGCAATTGCTGTCGCTGGCCTATCTCGACGGTGAAAGCAGGCTGATGTTGGCGCAGCGCTTTGGGGTGCCGGTCGGCACGATCAAAACCTGGCTGCGGCGGACCCTGGACTCCGTTCGGCGCGATTGCGTCGAGGGCCGGACCATCAGTGCAGCCACGCAGACCGGCTGA
- a CDS encoding HD domain-containing protein translates to MITLPRLAAESLEKRLGSFMRRRFGDAAANMVESATRTTMECIGNSDALYHNIEHTMLVTLAGHCILSGRYLHTHLDAEDYVHVLIACLAHDIGYVRGLFEEDDEDGFLIDAAGTKVSLPRGASDASLMLYHVDRSKLYVKRRLRHIPGLDPERIARAIEGTRFPAQQGQEYDADASILRAADFIGQLGDPNYLRKANALYYEFEEVGMNRQLGYDSPADIVNRYPQFYWNSVAPHIQTEIGYLNQTEIGRQWIANLYSNVFRAEREISLSGPQK, encoded by the coding sequence ATGATCACGTTACCCAGACTGGCGGCTGAAAGCCTGGAGAAGCGGCTGGGCTCTTTCATGCGCCGTCGGTTCGGCGATGCCGCGGCAAATATGGTCGAGAGCGCCACCCGTACCACGATGGAATGCATCGGCAATAGCGACGCGCTCTATCACAATATCGAGCACACGATGCTTGTGACGTTGGCGGGGCATTGCATCCTCAGTGGCCGATATCTCCACACTCATTTGGACGCTGAGGACTATGTTCACGTCCTGATCGCATGTCTTGCTCATGACATCGGCTATGTGCGCGGCCTGTTCGAGGAGGATGACGAAGACGGCTTCCTGATCGACGCGGCCGGCACCAAGGTCTCGCTGCCGCGCGGCGCATCCGACGCCAGCCTGATGTTGTATCACGTTGACCGGTCGAAACTTTACGTAAAGAGGAGGCTGCGGCATATTCCGGGGCTCGATCCCGAACGCATTGCGCGCGCTATCGAGGGCACCCGGTTTCCAGCCCAGCAAGGCCAGGAGTATGACGCCGACGCCTCGATCCTGCGCGCCGCCGACTTCATCGGGCAGCTCGGCGATCCCAACTATCTGCGCAAGGCCAATGCACTCTATTACGAGTTCGAGGAGGTCGGCATGAACCGCCAACTCGGCTACGACTCGCCCGCCGACATCGTGAACCGCTATCCACAATTCTATTGGAATAGCGTCGCACCGCACATCCAGACCGAGATCGGCTATCTCAACCAGACCGAGATCGGCCGGCAGTGGATCGCCAATCTCTACAGCAACGTGTTCCGTGCCGAACGCGAGATCTCGCTGTCGGGGCCGCAGAAATAG
- a CDS encoding tetratricopeptide repeat protein, whose product MTSPSMALAAPATGTPDVSDMLRAGREHYRRGEIRHAIAVFQVGLARAATASIGVAVDCVADLHAALANAFMLCDDIASAGEHYKAALRIAPHLVACWCNLGIVHQRRGQTQDAIALYLEALRRNPGHRPSRTNLVQALVTTRQFAIARTLLLELLGETPEDADLRSQLGKVCFELGETEEAVAQFERAVALAPGQAENFYWVGAIRQARGEQAAAQAAYALAAQMHPILRRPATTSPPAFRALALFAPFVGNTPVEFLFKDCAYQTSILSLLPGSQPDLALLAREADVVVNLVSDADQGAEVLPLATAIARSLGKPIVNDPAKIQNTTRDATALALTDVEGCRVPRTIRIAAGEELPDGLALVFPLLARQAGMHGGDVFEKLEDAAALAAFLAAHADHDRYVIDYIDYRSADGFFRKYRFLFIGEEILPYHLAIGDDWKLHRDATDMGHHAWMQDEEERFLRAPGQVFGTAHYQALRVIRDRIGLDYFGIDCGLDRDGDLVVFEVNASMLVHDQNPEFPYKDPYIRSIKVAFDGMLARFARGN is encoded by the coding sequence ATGACGTCACCTTCGATGGCTCTCGCAGCGCCTGCCACCGGCACGCCTGATGTTTCCGACATGCTGCGCGCCGGGCGCGAGCACTACCGGCGTGGCGAGATCAGGCACGCGATCGCCGTCTTTCAGGTCGGGCTCGCGCGTGCGGCCACGGCGTCGATCGGCGTGGCCGTCGATTGTGTGGCCGATCTTCACGCCGCTCTCGCCAATGCCTTCATGCTCTGCGACGATATCGCGTCTGCGGGAGAGCACTACAAGGCGGCCTTGCGTATCGCGCCGCATCTCGTCGCCTGCTGGTGCAATCTCGGCATCGTGCATCAGCGCCGCGGGCAGACACAGGATGCGATCGCGCTTTACCTCGAGGCGCTCCGGCGCAACCCGGGCCACCGGCCGTCGCGCACGAATCTGGTCCAGGCGCTGGTGACGACGCGGCAATTCGCGATCGCGAGGACGCTGCTGCTCGAATTGCTCGGGGAGACACCGGAGGATGCCGACCTCCGCAGCCAGCTTGGCAAGGTCTGCTTCGAGCTTGGCGAGACGGAGGAGGCCGTGGCGCAGTTCGAGCGGGCCGTGGCGCTCGCGCCCGGACAGGCGGAGAATTTCTACTGGGTCGGGGCGATCCGTCAGGCGCGGGGCGAGCAGGCCGCGGCGCAGGCTGCCTACGCCCTTGCCGCGCAGATGCATCCGATCCTGCGCAGGCCCGCCACCACATCGCCGCCGGCGTTTCGGGCGCTGGCGCTGTTTGCGCCCTTCGTCGGCAACACGCCGGTCGAATTCCTCTTCAAGGACTGCGCCTACCAGACCAGCATCCTGTCGCTGCTGCCCGGCAGCCAGCCTGATCTTGCGCTGCTCGCGCGCGAGGCTGACGTCGTGGTCAACCTCGTCTCCGACGCCGACCAGGGCGCGGAGGTGCTTCCGCTCGCCACCGCGATTGCACGCAGCCTCGGCAAGCCGATCGTCAACGATCCCGCAAAGATCCAGAACACCACGCGCGATGCGACCGCGCTGGCACTCACCGACGTCGAGGGCTGCCGGGTGCCGCGCACGATCCGCATTGCGGCCGGCGAGGAGCTTCCCGACGGCCTCGCGCTTGTCTTTCCGCTGCTGGCGCGCCAGGCCGGCATGCATGGCGGCGACGTCTTCGAGAAGCTCGAGGACGCCGCGGCGCTGGCCGCGTTCCTTGCGGCCCATGCCGACCATGACCGCTACGTCATCGATTATATCGACTATCGCTCCGCCGACGGCTTCTTTCGCAAATACCGGTTCTTGTTCATCGGCGAGGAGATCCTGCCTTATCATCTGGCGATCGGAGACGACTGGAAGCTCCATCGCGATGCCACCGACATGGGGCATCACGCCTGGATGCAGGACGAGGAGGAGCGTTTCCTGCGCGCGCCCGGGCAGGTCTTCGGTACGGCCCATTATCAGGCGTTGCGAGTCATTCGCGATCGCATCGGTCTCGACTATTTCGGCATCGATTGCGGTCTCGACCGGGACGGCGATCTCGTCGTGTTCGAGGTCAATGCCTCCATGCTGGTGCACGACCAGAATCCGGAATTTCCTTACAAGGACCCCTATATCCGCAGCATCAAGGTCGCGTTCGACGGGATGCTCGCGCGCTTTGCACGAGGGAATTGA
- a CDS encoding formyltransferase family protein yields MVEGLALLTDAAEQVALSRILRSFRPDLTIWPVSDIAGLRKLEPASLRKARLVAFASSVIVPADLLARFGHGAYNFHPGPPNYPGWAPAHFALYDRADSFGVTFHAMAERVDSGAILDVVSFPIPQACTLMGLGELAYAHLLQLFEVWAEPLARETSLMPRCALSWSGRTNTRRSYRQVCDIPLDISRDELWRRMRAFGGNHYGIAPAINLHGVTFTASPPEST; encoded by the coding sequence ATGGTCGAGGGACTTGCATTGCTGACGGACGCTGCCGAACAGGTGGCACTGTCGCGGATCCTGCGAAGTTTCAGGCCGGACCTGACGATCTGGCCGGTGTCTGATATCGCCGGGCTTCGCAAGCTCGAGCCCGCTTCGCTCCGCAAGGCCCGGCTTGTCGCCTTCGCGTCGAGCGTCATCGTGCCGGCCGACCTGCTCGCGCGCTTCGGCCATGGCGCCTACAATTTTCATCCGGGGCCGCCGAACTATCCGGGCTGGGCTCCGGCCCATTTCGCGCTCTATGACCGCGCAGATAGCTTTGGTGTGACCTTTCATGCCATGGCCGAACGGGTCGATTCCGGTGCGATCCTCGACGTCGTGTCGTTCCCGATTCCGCAGGCCTGCACCCTCATGGGGCTCGGCGAGCTCGCCTATGCGCATTTGCTGCAATTGTTCGAAGTGTGGGCGGAGCCTTTGGCGCGCGAGACGTCGCTGATGCCGCGGTGTGCGCTGTCCTGGAGCGGCCGCACCAATACGCGCCGCAGCTATCGGCAGGTCTGTGACATCCCGCTCGACATTTCCAGGGATGAGCTGTGGCGCCGCATGCGCGCCTTCGGCGGCAATCATTACGGCATCGCGCCGGCGATCAATTTGCATGGTGTCACCTTCACGGCGTCACCTCCGGAGAGCACATGA
- a CDS encoding transglutaminase family protein, producing MIYDIRHVTTYEYENPVSFARCTLRLEPKSGNGQELISHKVEIRPRPSERHVRRDFFGTLTESIVIEAAHRNLRIDSRSRISVERKPPARDAASPSWESIRDIAFEATSLGPSSPVGYVFASPLVPVLRPVSAYAAESFASGAGILAGAVDLMHRIRTEFRYDPKATVISTPLNEVFDKRHGVCQDFAHVMIAGLRGLGLPAAYVSGYLRTIPPAGQPRLQGADATHAWVSLWCGAELGWIDFDPTNDLLVANDHIVLAVARDFSDVSPVDGIIVGSPKQKLGVAVDVLLVE from the coding sequence GTGATCTACGACATAAGGCACGTCACCACCTACGAGTATGAGAACCCGGTCAGCTTCGCCCGCTGCACGCTGCGGCTCGAGCCAAAGAGCGGGAACGGCCAGGAGCTGATCTCGCACAAGGTCGAGATCCGTCCGCGTCCGTCCGAACGCCACGTCCGCCGCGACTTCTTCGGCACGCTGACCGAGAGCATCGTGATCGAGGCCGCGCATCGCAATTTGCGCATCGACTCGCGCTCGCGCATCTCCGTCGAGCGGAAGCCGCCGGCGCGCGATGCCGCGAGCCCATCGTGGGAGAGCATCCGCGACATCGCGTTCGAGGCGACGAGCCTCGGGCCGTCCTCACCGGTCGGTTATGTCTTTGCGAGCCCGCTGGTGCCGGTGCTGCGTCCGGTCAGTGCCTATGCGGCCGAGAGCTTTGCGTCGGGCGCGGGCATTCTCGCCGGTGCGGTCGACCTCATGCATCGCATCCGCACCGAGTTTCGCTACGACCCCAAGGCCACCGTGATTTCGACGCCGCTCAACGAGGTCTTCGACAAGCGTCACGGCGTCTGCCAGGACTTTGCTCATGTGATGATCGCAGGGCTGCGCGGGCTTGGCTTGCCGGCCGCCTATGTCAGCGGCTACTTGCGCACCATTCCGCCGGCGGGCCAGCCGCGCCTGCAGGGCGCGGACGCGACGCATGCCTGGGTGTCGCTGTGGTGCGGGGCGGAGCTCGGCTGGATCGACTTCGATCCGACCAACGATCTCCTGGTCGCCAACGATCACATCGTCCTGGCGGTCGCTCGCGACTTCTCCGATGTGTCCCCCGTCGACGGCATCATCGTCGGCTCGCCGAAGCAGAAGCTCGGCGTTGCCGTGGACGTGCTGCTGGTGGAGTGA
- a CDS encoding circularly permuted type 2 ATP-grasp protein, with the protein MGEGAAQDDKAGKAPGQRESQRDGQRRLAQWVRDYRRLPGIPDEFLGADGAPRPVWGRFFDAFGGLAPDEVERRFGMADRHLREAGVTYRAPGETADRPWSISHLPLLIDEADWKQLSAGITQRAELLELVLRDIYGEGRLVAEGALPAGAIAGSPEYLRPVCGVPPPGGRYLSLYAADVGRGPDGRWWVLGDRTQAPSGAGYALENRLVLSRAFSDLYKSMNVPRVAPFFEAFRDSLRARADRDEPRIGVLTPGSFSETYFEHATLARYLGFLLVEGDDLAVSDNRIHIRTVAGLKRLDVLLRRVDSNSLDPLELDASSHLGVPGLIDVLRKDGVVVANMPGSGVLEARALLGFLPALSRRLLGEELKMPHIATWWCGQKSARDEVLSRLDEVAIEGAYRRGVPGFDSNGPVLASELDAAGHQRLVDAINARGMDYVGQEVVRLSTMPVWEQGQLTPRPFVLRVFAAATPDGWAIMPGGFCRIAEQQDARAVSMGDGARAADVWVVSEKKVSTASLLPATDKVRIRRIAGVLPSRAADNLFWLGRYLERAEATLRLVRALGSPSGPNKGTAASLQSAERIQRLLVTWGAISQTSRAAPSRIVAEALQSPDRFGSALSLVRSALRTATSLRERLSPDAWQVITEMADRLSYEVEDDDSVLSAAELTLQELASFAGLAQENMNRAAGWRFLDIGRRTERAINTARFARQFAYDEAGDEDLDILLTLVDSQITYRSRYLLAPILAPVRDLAVLDCYNPRSVAFQVMTLNEHIAALPSLKEHGLIEQPQRLAVAVQSMLATAEAEKLEVKTLFALEQDLLSLAEAIGLHYFPHGPNASRPEKLTGLA; encoded by the coding sequence ATGGGCGAGGGCGCGGCACAGGACGACAAGGCGGGTAAGGCGCCAGGACAGCGCGAAAGCCAGCGCGACGGCCAGCGCCGCCTCGCGCAATGGGTCCGCGACTATCGCCGCCTGCCCGGCATTCCCGACGAATTCCTGGGGGCCGACGGGGCCCCGCGCCCGGTCTGGGGCCGCTTCTTCGATGCCTTCGGCGGATTAGCGCCCGACGAGGTCGAGCGGCGCTTCGGCATGGCCGACCGCCACCTGCGCGAGGCCGGCGTCACCTACCGTGCCCCCGGCGAAACCGCCGACCGGCCCTGGTCGATCAGCCATCTGCCGCTGCTGATCGACGAGGCCGACTGGAAGCAGCTCTCCGCCGGCATCACCCAGCGCGCCGAGCTCTTGGAGCTCGTGCTGCGCGACATCTATGGCGAGGGCCGGCTGGTCGCGGAAGGTGCGCTGCCCGCCGGCGCCATCGCCGGCAGCCCCGAATATCTCCGCCCCGTCTGTGGCGTGCCGCCGCCGGGCGGGCGCTACCTCTCGCTCTATGCCGCCGACGTCGGTCGCGGGCCCGACGGCCGCTGGTGGGTGCTCGGCGATCGGACGCAGGCGCCGTCAGGCGCGGGCTATGCGCTGGAGAATCGCCTGGTGCTCTCGCGCGCCTTCTCCGATCTCTACAAGTCGATGAACGTGCCGCGCGTCGCGCCGTTCTTCGAGGCGTTCCGCGACAGCCTTCGGGCGCGCGCCGATCGCGACGAGCCGCGCATCGGCGTGCTCACGCCCGGCAGTTTCAGCGAAACCTATTTCGAGCACGCGACACTGGCGCGCTATCTCGGCTTCCTGCTGGTCGAGGGCGACGATCTCGCCGTCAGCGACAATCGCATCCACATCCGGACCGTCGCGGGGCTGAAGCGGCTCGACGTGCTGCTCCGTCGCGTCGATTCCAACTCGCTCGATCCGCTCGAGCTCGACGCCTCCTCGCATCTCGGCGTGCCCGGCCTGATCGACGTGCTGCGCAAGGACGGCGTCGTCGTCGCCAACATGCCGGGCTCCGGCGTGCTGGAGGCGAGGGCGCTGCTCGGTTTCCTGCCGGCGCTCAGCCGTCGCCTGCTCGGCGAAGAGCTGAAGATGCCGCATATCGCCACCTGGTGGTGCGGGCAGAAGTCGGCGCGCGACGAGGTGTTGTCGCGGCTCGACGAGGTCGCGATCGAAGGTGCCTACCGGCGCGGCGTGCCCGGCTTTGACAGCAATGGCCCGGTGCTCGCAAGCGAGCTCGATGCCGCGGGCCATCAGCGCCTGGTCGACGCCATCAATGCGCGCGGCATGGACTATGTCGGCCAGGAGGTGGTGCGTCTCTCGACCATGCCGGTGTGGGAGCAGGGGCAGCTCACGCCGCGTCCCTTCGTGTTGCGCGTGTTTGCAGCCGCAACGCCGGACGGCTGGGCCATCATGCCGGGCGGCTTCTGCCGGATCGCCGAGCAGCAGGACGCGCGCGCGGTGTCGATGGGGGACGGCGCCCGCGCGGCCGACGTCTGGGTGGTTTCGGAGAAGAAGGTCTCGACCGCGTCGCTGCTACCGGCGACCGACAAGGTCCGGATCCGCCGCATCGCCGGCGTGCTGCCGAGCCGTGCCGCCGACAATCTGTTCTGGCTCGGCCGCTATCTCGAACGCGCCGAAGCGACGCTGCGGCTGGTGCGTGCGCTGGGCTCGCCGAGCGGACCCAACAAGGGCACCGCGGCCTCGCTGCAATCGGCCGAACGCATCCAGCGCCTGCTGGTGACCTGGGGCGCGATCTCGCAGACCTCGCGCGCGGCGCCAAGCCGCATCGTCGCCGAAGCCTTGCAGAGCCCGGACCGTTTCGGTTCGGCGCTGTCGCTGGTGCGTTCGGCGCTGCGCACGGCGACCTCGTTGCGCGAGCGGCTGTCGCCCGATGCCTGGCAGGTCATCACCGAGATGGCCGATCGGCTCTCCTACGAGGTCGAGGACGACGACAGCGTGCTGAGCGCGGCCGAACTGACCTTGCAGGAGCTTGCGAGCTTCGCAGGCCTTGCGCAGGAGAACATGAACCGCGCCGCCGGCTGGCGCTTCCTCGATATCGGCCGCCGCACCGAGCGCGCCATCAACACCGCGCGCTTCGCGCGGCAGTTTGCCTATGACGAGGCCGGCGACGAGGACCTCGACATCCTGTTGACGCTGGTGGATTCCCAGATCACTTATCGCTCGCGCTATCTGCTGGCGCCGATCCTGGCACCGGTGCGCGATCTCGCTGTGCTCGACTGCTACAATCCACGATCGGTCGCGTTCCAGGTGATGACCCTGAACGAGCATATCGCCGCACTGCCAAGCCTGAAGGAGCACGGCCTGATCGAGCAGCCGCAGCGGCTTGCGGTGGCCGTGCAGTCGATGCTCGCCACGGCCGAGGCCGAGAAGCTCGAGGTCAAAACCCTGTTCGCGCTGGAGCAGGATCTGCTGAGCCTCGCCGAAGCGATCGGGCTGCATTATTTCCCGCACGGCCCCAACGCAAGCCGGCCGGAAAAGCTGACGGGGCTGGCGTGA